One window from the genome of Salvia miltiorrhiza cultivar Shanhuang (shh) chromosome 7, IMPLAD_Smil_shh, whole genome shotgun sequence encodes:
- the LOC130995928 gene encoding phosphatidylinositol 4-kinase gamma 7-like, translating to MSRNLDSPVQTQMAVAAFKSPLGSGDYHGSNGLERKSSFSRRVFVQTETGCVLGMELNRSDNVNTVKKRLQLALNFPIEDSSLTFGDMVLENDLSAIRNDSPLLLTRNLMHRSSSTPCLSPTGKDNQQRDQSGPIEILGHSIRFSKIKQLVKETIKAIKNGVDPIPAQGGLGGAYYFKNVRGDSVAIVKPTDEEPFAPNNPKGFVGKALGQPGLKRSVRVGETGFREVVAYLLDYDNFANVPPTALVKITHSIFNINDGVNANRPQTKKLVSKIASFQQYIPHDFDASDHGTSSFPVSSVHRIGILDIRIFNTDRHAGNLLVRKLDDVGRFGQVELIPIDHGLCLPESLEDPYFEWIHWPQASIPFSDDELEYISNLDPTRDSEMLRSELPMIREACLRVLHLCTIFLKEAAAYGLCLAEIGEMMSREFRNGEEEPSELEVICMEARRLITEEIFSPRGEVVDDGFLFDIDCEDSGYELTHKLVSEDSATTFHFGNGHALLSRLDECPEEGEESEGDEENLVSPPTLAKSQSISKLSMSLKYTSLGEKKQPKFPKFAASKSDNATNSSSRRSANVQLPASAGYVKLADMKDYEWALFVEKVQELLHPAFAKRKSITLGQKQRQRLGTSCQF from the coding sequence ATGTCGCGTAACTTGGACAGTCCTGTGCAGACCCAGATGGCTGTGGCAGCTTTCAAGAGTCCGCTTGGAAGTGGGGACTACCATGGGTCTAATGGGTTGGAAAGGAAATCTTCATTCTCGAGACGTGTTTTTGTACAGACCGAGACAGGCTGTGTGTTGGGGATGGAGTTGAACAGGAGTGACAATGTGAATACTGTGAAGAAGAGGTTGCAGCTTGCCCTAAATTTCCCCATTGAGGACAGCTCTTTGACATTTGGGGATATGGTTCTGGAAAATGACCTCAGTGCCATTAGGAACGACTCTCCTCTGCTGCTAACAAGGAATCTGATGCACAGGAGCTCGTCTACTCCGTGTTTGTCTCCAACTGGTAAGGACAACCAACAGAGAGATCAAAGTGGACCAATCGAGATTTTGGGTCATTCAATTCGCTTTTCCAAGATAAAACAACTCGTTAAGGAAACTATCAAGGCGATTAAGAATGGGGTTGACCCAATCCCTGCTCAAGGTGGGCTTGGAGGTgcttattatttcaaaaatgttCGAGGTGACAGTGTGGCGATTGTGAAACCTACGGACGAAGAGCCATTTGCTCCAAACAACCCAAAGGGCTTTGTTGGTAAAGCCCTTGGGCAACCGGGTTTAAAGCGATCCGTAAGAGTTGGTGAAACAGGGTTCCGAGAAGTTGTTGCATATCTACTCGACTATGATAATTTTGCAAATGTGCCTCCTACCGCACTGGTGAAGATTACTCATTCGATCTTCAACATTAATGATGGTGTGAATGCAAACAGGCCACAGACCAAGAAGCTTGTGAGCAAGATTGCATCCTTCCAACAGTACATCCCACATGATTTTGATGCTAGTGACCATGGAACTTCAAGTTTCCCTGTTTCTTCTGTGCATCGCATCGGGATTTTAGACATTAGGATTTTTAACACAGATAGGCATGCAGGTAATCTTTTAGTTAGGAAACTTGATGATGTAGGCAGGTTTGGTCAAGTGGAACTCATCCCCATTGATCATGGCCTCTGCTTGCCTGAGAGTTTGGAAGATCCATATTTTGAGTGGATTCATTGGCCCCAGGCTTCCATTCCTTTCTCAGATGACGAACTTGAGTATATAAGCAATCTTGATCCTACTCGCGATTCAGAGATGCTGCGAAGTGAGCTCCCCATGATCCGAGAGGCTTGTTTGCGCGTCCTACATCTCTGCACAATTTTCCTCAAGGAAGCTGCTGCATATGGGCTGTGTCTTGCTGAGATTGGGGAAATGATGAGTAGGGAGTTCCGCAATGGTGAGGAGGAACCCAGCGAGCTTGAGGTTATATGCATGGAGGCAAGAAGGCTTATTACTGAGGAAATCTTTTCCCCCAGGGGAGAAGTAGTTGATGACGGCTTCCTATTTGACATAGATTGTGAAGACAGTGGTTATGAGTTAACCCATAAATTGGTGTCTGAAGACTCTGCAACAACGTTCCATTTTGGTAATGGCCATGCTCTACTTTCTAGACTCGATGAGTGCCCAGAGGAAGGAGAGGAAAGTGAAGGAGACGAGGAGAATTTAGTTAGTCCTCCAACCTTAGCAAAGAGCCAGAGTATTTCGAAACTGTCTATGTCACTGAAATATACTAGCTTAGGCGAGAAGAAGCAGCCCAAGTTCCCAAAGTTCGCGGCGTCCAAATCCGACAATGCTACTAACTCATCTAGTAGGAGGAGCGCCAACGTGCAGCTCCCAGCAAGCGCCGGCTATGTGAAGCTGGCGGACATGAAGGACTACGAGTGGGCACTGTTTGTGGAGAAGGTTCAAGAGCTGCTTCATCCTGCATTCGCCAAGCGCAAGTCTATCACGCTGGGGCAGAAGCAGAGGCAGAGGCTTGGAACTTCCTGCCAGTTTTGA
- the LOC130995967 gene encoding uncharacterized protein LOC130995967, giving the protein MSKYYVKKQTLMKSKEIHSEKQKQNTNFFSKSLKKIYPIGLQKRSNCSPISLSSLSLSLSQNSIDDSSLTDSSSPPLDEKILSALRLIAPVQTLPPPCPNDILPSEEEPRRCSWITKNSDRVYVQFHDECWGVPVYDDNKLFELLSMCGLLMDLNWTEILKRRQLLREAFSGFDPYKVSKMGEKEIYNIISNEDVALAERRVRCIVDNAKCITKVARECGSFSCYMWEYVSYKPVINKFRHSRNVPLRSPKAEVISKDLLTRGFRFVGPVIIYSFMQAAGMTVDHLLDCYRYGDCVDLAERPWRHF; this is encoded by the exons ATGTCTAAATACTACGTAAAGAAACAAACCCTCATGAAGTCCAAAGAAATTCACAGTGAAAAGCAGAAGCAAAACACGAATTTCTTCTCGAAAAGCCTCAAGAAAATCTACCCCATCGGTCTGCAGAAAAGGAGTAATTGCTCCCCTATCTCACTATCTTCTCTGTCGCTCTCGTTGTCGCAGAATTCAATTGATGATTCTTCCCTGACTGACTCTTCTTCCCCACCGTTGGATGAGAAGATTCTGTCGGCGCTGCGCTTGATCGCCCCCGTCCAAACACTGCCGCCGCCTTGTCCGAACGATATTCTTCCTAGTGAAGAAGAGCCGAGGAGGTGCAGCTGGATCACCAAAAACAGTG ATAGAGTTTACGTGCAATTTCACGACGAGTGCTGGGGAGTTCCAGTTTATGATGACAA TAAGCTGTTTGAGCTGCTTTCGATGTGTGGACTGCTCATGGATTTAAACTGGACGGAAATCCTTAAAAGAAGACAACTTTTAAg AGAAGCTTTTAGCGGTTTTGATCCTTACAAAGTGAGCAAAATGGGGGAAAAAGAGATCTACAACATAATCTCCAATGAAGACGTAGCTTTAGCAGAAAGGAGAGTTAGGTGCATAGTTGACAACGCAAAATGCATTACTAAG gtTGCAAGAGAATGTGGGTCATTTAGCTGCTACATGTGGGAGTACGTGAGCTACAAACCGGTGATCAACAAGTTCAGACATTCAAGAAACGTGCCGTTGAGGAGTCCAAAGGCCGAGGTGATCAGCAAGGATCTGCTGACACGTGGATTCCGGTTTGTGGGGCCCGTGATCATCTACTCCTTCATGCAGGCGGCCGGGATGACCGTCGATCATCTCCTTGATTGTTACAGATATGGGGATTGCGTAGATCTTGCGGAGAGGCCGTGGAGACACTTCTGA